Proteins encoded in a region of the Burkholderiales bacterium genome:
- a CDS encoding MBL fold metallo-hydrolase, protein MAITNKQSGTNVAEIADGIYRINTPVVMEGGPGGFSFNQYLIVDDEPLIFHTGPRKMFPLVREAAASVLPVERLRYVSFSHVEADECGSLNEWLAAAPHASPLCGTVAALVSIDDLADRPARALRDGETLSLGQHSVRWFDAPHLPHGWECGFLMEERTGTLLCGDLFTQGGADHPPVTESDILGPSEAFRRSMDYFSHTKNTRAMLERLASAKPATLACMHGSAWRGDGATLLRALADALTS, encoded by the coding sequence ATGGCCATAACCAACAAACAATCGGGCACCAACGTCGCCGAGATCGCCGACGGGATCTATCGGATCAATACACCGGTGGTGATGGAAGGCGGCCCGGGCGGGTTCTCGTTCAATCAGTACTTGATCGTCGACGACGAACCGCTGATCTTCCACACCGGGCCGCGCAAGATGTTCCCGCTCGTGCGGGAAGCGGCGGCGAGCGTGTTGCCGGTGGAGCGGCTGCGCTACGTCTCGTTCTCGCACGTCGAGGCGGACGAATGCGGCTCGCTCAACGAATGGCTGGCGGCAGCGCCGCACGCTTCGCCGCTGTGCGGCACGGTCGCCGCGCTGGTGTCGATCGACGACCTCGCGGACCGCCCGGCGCGCGCGTTACGCGACGGCGAGACGCTCTCGCTCGGCCAGCATTCGGTGCGCTGGTTCGATGCACCGCACCTGCCGCACGGCTGGGAGTGCGGCTTCCTGATGGAAGAGCGCACCGGGACGCTCCTCTGCGGCGACCTCTTCACGCAAGGCGGCGCCGATCACCCGCCCGTCACCGAGTCGGACATCCTCGGACCGAGCGAGGCGTTCCGCCGGAGCATGGACTATTTTTCTCACACCAAGAACACGCGCGCGATGCTCGAAAGACTGGCCTCCGCGAAGCCGGCGACGCTCGCCTGCATGCACGGCAGCGCGTGGCGCGGCGACGGGGCGACCCTATTGCGCGCGCTCGCGGACGCGCTCACCTCCTGA
- a CDS encoding DUF58 domain-containing protein — MLFDADFLKRLERLHLAAKRLDWAGPGGGHAASRKGHSLEFSDYRRYQRGDDLRYVDWNIYRRLDRLVLKIFTAEEELNLYLLVDTSASMASPAAAEGKSDYARKVAAALGYIGLKNLDRVGGAAFSSALQTPLKLGRGRTQILRLFGFLDGLTCAGATDLQAAVQRFTALFPQPGLAVIASDLFDPAGWRAAVEALVRRRHQVLVVHVLDEQDIEPRVLGDVALVDAEGRRERRLFVDAELARRFQEELAAYFREIESACASLGAGYLRTTTSVAFDDFILKSLRQLGAVS; from the coding sequence ATGCTCTTCGACGCCGATTTCCTGAAACGGCTGGAGCGGCTGCACCTCGCCGCCAAGCGCCTCGATTGGGCGGGGCCCGGCGGCGGGCACGCGGCTTCGCGCAAAGGGCACAGCCTCGAGTTCTCGGATTACCGCCGATACCAGCGCGGTGACGACCTGCGCTACGTCGACTGGAACATCTACCGGCGCCTCGACCGGCTCGTGCTGAAGATCTTCACCGCCGAGGAAGAGCTCAACCTCTACCTGCTGGTCGACACGAGCGCGTCCATGGCGTCCCCGGCCGCCGCGGAAGGCAAGAGCGACTACGCCAGAAAGGTCGCGGCAGCTCTGGGTTACATCGGGCTGAAGAATCTCGACCGCGTCGGCGGCGCGGCGTTTTCCTCTGCGCTGCAGACGCCGCTGAAGCTCGGCCGAGGACGTACGCAGATCCTGCGATTGTTCGGTTTCCTCGACGGGCTGACGTGCGCCGGCGCCACCGATCTGCAGGCTGCGGTGCAACGCTTCACTGCGCTGTTTCCGCAGCCGGGCCTCGCGGTGATCGCGAGCGATCTCTTCGATCCGGCGGGCTGGCGCGCCGCCGTCGAGGCGCTCGTACGCAGGCGCCACCAGGTTCTCGTCGTTCACGTGCTCGACGAGCAGGACATCGAGCCGCGCGTGCTGGGCGATGTCGCGCTGGTCGATGCGGAGGGGCGCCGCGAGCGGCGCCTCTTCGTGGACGCGGAGCTCGCGCGGCGCTTCCAGGAAGAGCTGGCGGCGTATTTTCGCGAGATCGAATCGGCCTGCGCGAGCCTGGGCGCCGGTTACCTGCGCACGACGACGAGCGTAGCGTTCGATGATTTCATCCTGAAATCGCTGCGACAGCTCGGAGCGGTGAGCTGA
- a CDS encoding VWA domain-containing protein, protein MRFISPMMLWLLLAVPLLVALYLFILRRKKPVAVRFASVALVREALGPGQRLRRHLPPLLLLAALTAMLLAVARPTAVITLPSEQRTIVLAIDVSLSMRATDVEPSRIAAAQEAAKAFIAEQPPDVRIGIVSFAGTALLVQAPTQNKDDLIGAIDRLDLQRHTAIGSGLIMALATLFPDAGIDLESMIFGAGRDYKRGVAIDQADKTEAKPFTPVPPGSYASAAIILLSDGRRTTGPDPLDAAKMAADRGVRVFTVGLGSAQGGMAGFEGWSMYMRFDEETLKAIADATKGTYFSASTAAELKKVYQELNTRFMMEKKETEIGALFAALAALLAVIAASLSLAWSNRVFA, encoded by the coding sequence ATGAGATTCATCTCTCCGATGATGCTGTGGCTGCTGCTGGCGGTGCCGCTGCTCGTCGCGCTGTATCTGTTCATTCTCCGGCGTAAAAAGCCCGTCGCGGTGCGCTTCGCGAGCGTCGCGCTGGTGCGCGAAGCGCTCGGTCCCGGCCAGCGCCTGCGGCGCCACCTGCCGCCGCTGCTGCTGCTCGCCGCGCTGACTGCGATGCTGCTCGCGGTCGCGCGTCCGACCGCGGTGATCACGCTGCCGTCGGAGCAGCGCACGATCGTGCTCGCGATCGACGTCTCGCTCAGCATGCGCGCGACCGACGTCGAGCCGAGCCGCATCGCCGCCGCGCAGGAAGCCGCGAAAGCGTTCATCGCCGAGCAGCCGCCCGACGTGCGCATCGGCATCGTGTCGTTCGCGGGCACCGCGCTCCTCGTGCAGGCGCCGACGCAGAACAAGGACGACCTCATCGGCGCGATCGACCGGCTCGACCTCCAGCGCCACACCGCGATCGGCAGCGGCCTCATCATGGCGCTCGCGACCCTTTTCCCCGACGCAGGCATCGATCTGGAGTCGATGATCTTCGGCGCCGGGCGCGATTACAAACGCGGCGTCGCGATCGACCAGGCGGACAAGACCGAAGCCAAGCCTTTCACGCCGGTGCCGCCGGGCTCGTATGCGTCCGCCGCGATCATCCTGTTGTCCGACGGACGCCGCACCACGGGACCCGATCCGCTCGACGCGGCGAAGATGGCCGCCGACCGCGGCGTGCGCGTCTTCACCGTGGGGCTGGGCAGCGCGCAGGGCGGCATGGCGGGCTTCGAAGGCTGGTCGATGTACATGCGCTTCGACGAAGAGACCCTGAAAGCGATCGCCGATGCGACGAAGGGCACTTACTTCTCCGCGTCCACCGCCGCCGAGCTCAAGAAGGTCTACCAGGAGCTCAACACGCGCTTCATGATGGAGAAGAAAGAGACCGAGATCGGCGCGCTCTTCGCCGCGCTCGCCGCGCTGCTCGCGGTGATCGCCGCGAGCCTGTCGCTCGCGTGGTCCAACCGGGTCTTTGCGTAA
- a CDS encoding type II toxin-antitoxin system HicB family antitoxin — protein MKFTIETEQEADGRWLAEIPELPGVLAYGTTRDHAMSQAQILALRVIADRLEHNETKPQPISIDIAAA, from the coding sequence ATGAAATTCACCATCGAAACGGAACAGGAAGCTGACGGCCGGTGGCTGGCCGAGATTCCCGAACTTCCGGGCGTTCTCGCTTACGGAACAACTCGCGACCATGCCATGTCACAAGCACAGATTCTGGCGCTGCGCGTAATCGCCGATCGGCTCGAACACAACGAGACCAAACCTCAGCCCATCTCGATCGATATCGCAGCGGCATGA
- a CDS encoding VWA domain-containing protein translates to MEWGVPYALAIALGAVPLILFLHSLRPRGVKVRTTALFIWDRIARERPLATRLGWLLRRNLLLILQLLAAIALVAALADPSLLHVGAARGDTIVVIDLTASMKAKGQGGTRFDAARRELASLVDDLHAGQRMMLIGAGPDTRVIVPFTADRQRLADAARALRPTDASGNVRDAILFAHAFLKKGGHDRVVVVSDAAFAGAEEFSRESPGSRFVRIPGGTENVGIVGLEIRRRADGSERFEVMAQVRNFGTRAARAPLTLALGETVLAREDITIEPGGRRVVVRPYDGKPAGTLTAQLALEDDFPTDDRAAVTVSAAAPLRLLYVGPGNPALDNLLRFFPRVELTAIPDWQPEAARGYDVLLFDRVAAPELTEGNVIYIGTVPPKLPLEAQGEMQGPRVSAPLAQHPVTAGLSLGDLHVKQARRVAAGGDAVVLARSEEGPLVVAFERAKLKALYIGFDVTASDLPYRVAFPVMFHNAFEWFRPGRREFPAESARAGAALPIFVPPGDREVEIAAPSGRSEKLAVTGNPVIFGDTLETGVYTWRSAGRAGRFTVNLFDEDESNIAARTTAGAQPPPASTRDGTAAAGFALWPVLLGLVLGLLALEGVLAWRMKLALAPLALRAAALAALALACVNPKILQGVRALDVIVGVDVSRSTGQEGQERARELLEAAAPLSHDDARTGLLMFARTPEWESPPRREPPQDFSARLDRESTDLEAALQAGLAQIGGGRQGRLLLVTDGNENRGNSARLVPLLRAQRTQVWTLPVTLARARNEVFVSGLVVPRQVDSGEAFRIEAKIESRGAARARVKLLRDGVLTAERELELKPGENEIGFRDSLAERGSHGYELLVESADDTLAENNVLQAVVEVKGAPRALLLSSERESQQFLGRVLRAQGYAVTSSAPQATALALPELASYDLLVLDNVPAFHLTHAKMENIESYVRDLGGGLLVVGGPQSYGAGGYFRTPLERVLPVDMRPPARLDLPHVALLFVIDKSGSMGIGAQGGTKLDLAKAAIVAAADIMNPSDQVGILAFDAAWDWALRFRPVGHGEWVGKELAALTSDGGTDMYKAMVEARRVMIDKAAAIKHVIVLSDGLTEKADFQPLIQELAQANVTVSTVSVGEDSDAKLLAEIARAGKGRGYVTHDPRTIPQIFTTETLLVARDLLVEKTFAPRVTAPVGPLRGIAQAALPRLRGYVLTYPKQGAELLMQAGEDPLLVSWRHGLGRVAAFTSDLSGRWGREWVSWQGLPQLAGQLARDTMRRVLPTRMRAELHAEGDAVRLVADFVSEDGRFVNDLKLRGNVTASDRSTQQAALTLSAPGRYEGRFTPSGRGIHLVTLFAEGGEGQPPSSVMTVPYVAPYPKEYRELSPNLTLLRRLAEETGGEMLDPDDLAAGLKRLYAPSPGEVFPDRETWWPLALAALILFLVDLTARSWRRLSGGERVRERAQ, encoded by the coding sequence ATGGAATGGGGCGTTCCCTACGCGCTCGCGATCGCCCTCGGGGCCGTGCCGCTGATCCTGTTCCTGCACAGCCTCAGGCCGCGCGGCGTGAAGGTGAGGACGACCGCGCTCTTCATCTGGGATCGCATCGCCAGGGAACGCCCGCTCGCGACGCGCCTCGGCTGGCTGCTGCGCAGGAATCTGCTCCTCATCCTGCAGCTGCTCGCCGCGATCGCGCTCGTCGCCGCGCTCGCCGATCCCTCGCTGCTCCACGTCGGCGCCGCACGCGGCGACACGATCGTCGTCATCGATCTCACCGCCAGCATGAAAGCGAAAGGGCAGGGCGGCACGCGCTTCGACGCGGCCCGCCGCGAGCTCGCGTCGCTCGTCGACGACCTGCACGCCGGACAGCGCATGATGCTGATCGGCGCGGGTCCGGACACGCGCGTCATCGTGCCGTTCACCGCGGACAGGCAGCGGCTCGCGGACGCCGCACGCGCGCTCCGCCCGACCGATGCGTCCGGCAACGTCAGGGACGCGATCCTCTTCGCCCACGCGTTCCTGAAGAAAGGCGGTCACGACCGCGTCGTCGTGGTGAGCGACGCCGCGTTTGCCGGCGCCGAGGAATTCAGCCGCGAGTCGCCGGGCTCGCGCTTCGTCCGCATCCCCGGCGGCACCGAGAACGTGGGCATCGTCGGGCTCGAGATCAGGCGCCGCGCCGACGGCTCGGAGCGCTTCGAGGTCATGGCGCAGGTGCGAAATTTCGGGACGAGGGCCGCACGCGCGCCGCTCACGCTCGCGCTCGGCGAGACCGTGCTCGCGCGCGAGGACATCACGATCGAGCCCGGCGGGCGGAGGGTCGTCGTTCGTCCGTACGACGGCAAACCCGCCGGCACGCTGACCGCGCAACTCGCGCTCGAAGACGACTTCCCGACCGACGATCGCGCCGCGGTCACGGTGAGCGCCGCGGCGCCGCTCAGGCTGCTCTACGTCGGCCCCGGTAACCCGGCGCTCGATAACCTGCTGCGCTTCTTTCCGCGCGTGGAGCTCACCGCGATTCCGGATTGGCAGCCGGAGGCGGCGCGCGGTTACGACGTCCTCCTCTTCGATCGCGTGGCCGCGCCGGAGCTCACCGAAGGCAACGTGATTTACATCGGCACCGTGCCGCCGAAGCTGCCGCTCGAGGCGCAGGGCGAGATGCAAGGCCCGCGCGTGAGCGCACCGCTCGCGCAGCACCCGGTGACCGCGGGGCTGAGCCTCGGCGATCTGCACGTGAAGCAAGCGCGGCGCGTGGCGGCCGGCGGCGACGCCGTAGTGCTGGCGCGGTCGGAGGAGGGACCGCTCGTCGTCGCGTTCGAGCGCGCGAAGCTCAAGGCGCTCTATATCGGGTTCGATGTGACGGCGTCGGACCTGCCGTACCGCGTCGCCTTTCCGGTGATGTTTCACAACGCGTTCGAATGGTTCCGGCCGGGGCGGCGCGAGTTTCCCGCCGAGAGCGCGCGCGCCGGGGCGGCGCTTCCGATCTTCGTCCCGCCCGGCGATCGCGAGGTCGAGATCGCCGCGCCGTCGGGACGCAGCGAAAAGCTCGCGGTCACCGGGAACCCGGTGATCTTCGGCGACACGCTCGAGACGGGCGTCTATACGTGGAGAAGCGCCGGCCGCGCCGGCCGCTTTACGGTCAATCTCTTCGACGAGGACGAATCGAACATCGCCGCGCGCACGACGGCCGGGGCGCAACCGCCGCCGGCGTCCACGCGCGACGGTACCGCCGCGGCAGGTTTCGCGCTGTGGCCCGTCCTGCTCGGCCTGGTGCTCGGGCTCCTCGCGCTGGAAGGCGTGCTCGCGTGGCGCATGAAGCTCGCGCTCGCGCCGCTCGCGCTGCGTGCCGCGGCGCTCGCCGCGCTGGCGCTCGCCTGCGTGAACCCGAAAATTCTCCAGGGCGTGCGCGCGCTCGACGTCATCGTCGGCGTGGATGTGTCGCGCAGCACCGGACAGGAAGGTCAGGAAAGAGCGCGCGAGCTCCTCGAAGCGGCCGCGCCCCTCTCGCACGACGATGCGCGCACGGGACTGCTCATGTTCGCGCGCACGCCGGAGTGGGAGTCGCCGCCGCGCCGCGAGCCTCCGCAGGATTTTTCCGCTCGGCTCGATCGCGAGTCCACCGACCTGGAAGCGGCGCTCCAGGCCGGGCTCGCGCAGATCGGCGGCGGCCGCCAGGGACGGCTTCTGCTCGTGACCGACGGCAACGAGAACCGCGGCAACAGCGCGCGTCTGGTCCCGCTGTTGCGCGCGCAGCGCACCCAGGTCTGGACGCTGCCCGTCACCCTTGCTCGCGCGCGCAACGAAGTGTTCGTGAGCGGCCTCGTCGTGCCGCGCCAGGTGGACAGCGGCGAAGCTTTCCGCATCGAAGCGAAGATCGAAAGCCGCGGCGCTGCGCGCGCGCGCGTGAAGCTCCTGCGCGACGGCGTCCTCACGGCCGAGCGCGAGCTCGAGCTGAAGCCGGGCGAGAACGAGATCGGCTTTCGCGACAGCCTCGCCGAGCGCGGCAGCCACGGTTACGAGCTGCTCGTCGAGTCGGCGGACGATACGCTCGCGGAGAACAACGTTCTTCAGGCCGTGGTGGAGGTCAAAGGCGCGCCGCGGGCGCTGCTGCTTTCCTCCGAGCGCGAGAGCCAGCAATTTCTCGGGCGCGTGCTGCGCGCGCAGGGCTACGCCGTGACGTCGTCGGCGCCGCAAGCGACCGCGCTCGCGCTGCCCGAGCTTGCTTCCTACGATCTGCTCGTGCTCGACAACGTGCCCGCGTTTCACCTCACGCACGCGAAAATGGAGAACATCGAGAGCTACGTGCGCGATCTCGGCGGAGGCCTGCTCGTCGTCGGCGGTCCGCAGAGCTACGGCGCCGGCGGGTACTTCCGCACGCCGCTCGAACGCGTCCTGCCGGTGGACATGCGTCCGCCGGCGCGCCTCGACCTGCCTCACGTCGCGCTGCTGTTCGTCATCGACAAGTCGGGCAGCATGGGCATCGGCGCGCAAGGCGGCACCAAGCTCGACCTCGCGAAGGCGGCGATCGTCGCGGCAGCGGACATCATGAACCCGAGCGATCAGGTCGGGATCCTCGCCTTCGACGCCGCCTGGGACTGGGCGCTCAGGTTCCGCCCCGTCGGCCACGGCGAGTGGGTGGGCAAGGAGCTCGCCGCACTGACCTCCGACGGCGGTACCGACATGTACAAGGCGATGGTCGAAGCGCGGCGGGTGATGATCGACAAGGCGGCCGCGATCAAGCACGTCATCGTGCTCTCCGACGGTCTCACCGAGAAAGCGGACTTCCAGCCGCTCATCCAGGAATTGGCGCAGGCGAACGTGACCGTCTCGACGGTTTCGGTGGGGGAAGATTCCGACGCCAAACTGCTCGCCGAGATCGCGCGCGCGGGCAAGGGCCGCGGCTACGTCACTCACGACCCGCGGACGATCCCGCAGATCTTCACCACCGAGACGCTGCTCGTCGCGCGCGACCTGCTGGTCGAGAAGACTTTCGCGCCGCGCGTGACGGCGCCGGTCGGGCCGCTGCGCGGCATCGCGCAGGCGGCGCTGCCACGCCTGCGCGGCTATGTCCTCACCTATCCGAAGCAGGGCGCCGAGCTGCTCATGCAGGCGGGCGAGGATCCTCTGCTCGTCTCATGGCGGCACGGGCTCGGCCGGGTCGCGGCGTTCACGTCGGATCTGAGCGGGCGCTGGGGCCGCGAATGGGTGAGCTGGCAGGGCTTGCCGCAACTCGCGGGACAGCTCGCGCGCGACACCATGCGGCGGGTCCTTCCGACGCGCATGCGCGCGGAGCTCCACGCCGAGGGCGACGCGGTGCGGCTGGTCGCCGATTTCGTCTCCGAAGACGGCCGCTTCGTGAACGACCTCAAGCTTCGCGGCAACGTCACCGCATCCGATCGAAGCACGCAGCAGGCCGCGCTCACGCTGAGCGCGCCGGGCCGCTACGAAGGCCGGTTCACGCCGTCGGGGCGCGGCATTCATCTCGTCACGCTCTTTGCCGAGGGTGGAGAAGGGCAGCCGCCGTCGTCGGTGATGACGGTTCCCTACGTGGCGCCCTATCCGAAGGAATACCGCGAGCTGAGCCCCAACCTCACCCTGCTGCGCCGTCTCGCGGAAGAAACCGGCGGCGAGATGCTCGATCCCGACGATCTTGCCGCCGGCCTGAAACGGCTCTATGCGCCGTCGCCGGGTGAAGTGTTTCCGGACCGCGAAACCTGGTGGCCGCTCGCGCTCGCTGCGCTGATCCTGTTCCTCGTCGACCTGACCGCGAGGAGCTGGCGGCGGCTCTCAGGAGGTGAGCGCGTCCGCGAGCGCGCGCAATAG